From the genome of Xiphophorus couchianus chromosome 6, X_couchianus-1.0, whole genome shotgun sequence, one region includes:
- the h2bk1 gene encoding histone H2B type 2-K1, whose amino-acid sequence MTNDISKKKGKSSSEKKVKRKTKRRETYAMYIYKVLKQVHPDTGISSRAMSIMNSFVNDLFERIATEASRLAQYNKRVTITSREVQTAVRLLLPGELAKHAVSEGTKAVTKYTSSK is encoded by the exons ATGACCAACGacatttcaaaaaagaaagGCAAGAGTTCAAGCGAGAaaaaggtgaaaagaaaaacgaaaaGAAGGGAGACCTACGCAATGTACATCTATAAAGTTCTAAAACAG GTTCATCCGGATACAGGCATTTCTAGCCGTGCCATGAGTATAATGAACTCCTTCGTGAACGACCTGTTCGAGCGAATCGCCACCGAAGCGTCTCGCCTTGCTCAGTACAATAAGCGCGTCACCATCACCAGCAGGGAGGTGCAGACCGCCGTCAGACTGCTGCTGCCCGGGGAACTGGCCAAGCACGCCGTGTCCGAGGGCACCAAGGCGGTGACGAAGTACACCAGCTCCAAGTGA
- the asb10 gene encoding ankyrin repeat and SOCS box protein 10 isoform X2: protein MAYLAPKIKWKKPKKYREDVIGTAKATGCVLQFWNSLLVGDALTILSIVDDDEYSNLIDAIYDTSNLEEWKNFRFNYRGLRLWSLTYEQELTTPLHITAGRGFVDCLSLLLQRGANVDLAPGGTTALHEACESCQAECAKLLLIYGANANAVSEDGLMPLHVCTSSESFECAKYLLQYGATINGCTLDEDDAPLHIAARHGLHDHVELYLRHGAAVDKQNDEGLTPLNAACAHPQEIKDLERYLKVCQMLLDAGADVHTKDQDKHTPLHMACKNANPDVVDLLLAKGSSVNNMDYGGEAPMHNILKVVCYKVSHHPERIVRALLNHGSIRVWPGALPVVLKHCSESPHTIEVLLNAYSHLKVTDTWVESVPEDAFKEHKDFYESIFSLAMTPRSLQHLARCRLRSFLEGRVHKVVPKLNLPTFIKDYLLLKCRGYVH, encoded by the exons ATGGCTTATCTGGCACctaaaataaagtggaaaaagcCAAAGAAGTATCGTGAAGATGTTATTGGCACTGCCAAGGCCACGGGTTGCGTTCTCCAGTTCTGGAATTCTCTGCTTGTGGGCGATGCACTGACTATCCTCAGCATTGTGGACGACGATGAGTACAGCAACCTCATTGATGCCATTTATGACACCAGCAACTTAGAAGAGTGGAAAAACTTCAGATTTAACTACAGAGGCCTCa GACTGTGGTCTCTGACTTATGAGCAAGAGCTGACAACGCCACTTCACATCACAGCAGGTCGAGGATTTGTAGACTGCCTGAGTCTCCTGCTTCAACGTGGGGCAAATGTAGACCTGGCTCCTGGAGGCACCACTGCACTGCATGAGGCCTGTGAAAGCTGCCAGGCAGAATGCGCCAAATTGCTGCTGATCTACGGAGCGAATGCAAATGCTGTCTCAGAAGACGGGCTGATGCCTCTGCATGTTTGCACAAGCTCTGAGTCCTTTGA ATGTGCCAAGTATCTCCTTCAGTATGGTGCCACAATTAACGGTTGCACTCTAGATGAAGATGATGCTCCATTACACATCGCAGCCAGGCACGGCCTCCACGACCACGTTGAGCTCTACCTGCGCCACGGAGCGGCTGTGGACAAACAGAACGATGAGGGTCTCACACCTCTGAATGCAGCCTGTGCACACCCTCAGGAGATCAAGGATCTCGAACGTTACTTGAAGGTGTGCCAGATGCTGCTGGATGCGGGTGCTGACGTCCACACTAAGGATCAGGACAAGCACACTCCTTTACACATGGCTTGTAAGAATGCCAATCCAGACGTAGTGGATCTGTTGCTTGCTAAGGGGAGCTCTGTTAACAATATGGACTATGGTGGAGAAGCTCCCATGCACAACATCCTGAAGGTGGTTTGCTACAAGGTCTCCCATCATCCTGAGAGGATTGTCCGTGCTCTGCTCAACCATGGCTCCATTCGAGTCTGGCCTGGTGCTCTCCCTGTG gttTTGAAGCACTGCTCAGAATCTCCGCACACTATCGAGGTTCTCCTGAATGCCTATAGTCACCTGAAAGTCACAGACACATGGGTTGAGTCTGTGCCTGAAGATGCATTTAAG GAGCACAAAGACTTCTATGAGTCCATCTTCTCCTTAGCAATGACTCCTCGGTCCCTGCAGCACTTGGCGCGCTGCAGACTCCGGAGCTTTTTGGAGGGCCGAGTTCACAAAGTGGTCCCAAAGCTTAATTTGCCAACCTTCATTAAGGACTACCTACTCCTGAAGTGCAGAGGATATGTGCACTGA
- the asb10 gene encoding ankyrin repeat and SOCS box protein 10 isoform X1, with protein MSQDSFVFSSTALSSLELDKDMLERHNYKTQLATHHLSSYILKKEAMERAQRRSTFARRPTVCQDVVIHNALYTGDVEALKRFFPRGSMANLIIEPQGGEMRWMARGEGLWSLTYEQELTTPLHITAGRGFVDCLSLLLQRGANVDLAPGGTTALHEACESCQAECAKLLLIYGANANAVSEDGLMPLHVCTSSESFECAKYLLQYGATINGCTLDEDDAPLHIAARHGLHDHVELYLRHGAAVDKQNDEGLTPLNAACAHPQEIKDLERYLKVCQMLLDAGADVHTKDQDKHTPLHMACKNANPDVVDLLLAKGSSVNNMDYGGEAPMHNILKVVCYKVSHHPERIVRALLNHGSIRVWPGALPVVLKHCSESPHTIEVLLNAYSHLKVTDTWVESVPEDAFKEHKDFYESIFSLAMTPRSLQHLARCRLRSFLEGRVHKVVPKLNLPTFIKDYLLLKCRGYVH; from the exons ATGTCCCAAGACAGCTTTGTCTTTTCATCCACGGCCTTGAGTTCTCTCGAACTTGACAAGGACATGCTGGAGAGGCACAATTACAAGACACAGCTTGCTACCCATCACCTCAGCAGCTATATCCTGAAGAAGGAGGCAATGGAAAGAGCACAGAGGAGGTCCACCTTCGCTCGGCGACCAACCGTCTGCCAAGATGTCGTCATCCACAATGCTTTATATACAGGAGATGTGGAGGCTTTGAAGCGTTTCTTTCCAAGAGGATCCATGGCAAACCTTATCATTGAGCCACAGGGAGGGGAGATGCGCTGGATGGCCCGGGGAGAAG GACTGTGGTCTCTGACTTATGAGCAAGAGCTGACAACGCCACTTCACATCACAGCAGGTCGAGGATTTGTAGACTGCCTGAGTCTCCTGCTTCAACGTGGGGCAAATGTAGACCTGGCTCCTGGAGGCACCACTGCACTGCATGAGGCCTGTGAAAGCTGCCAGGCAGAATGCGCCAAATTGCTGCTGATCTACGGAGCGAATGCAAATGCTGTCTCAGAAGACGGGCTGATGCCTCTGCATGTTTGCACAAGCTCTGAGTCCTTTGA ATGTGCCAAGTATCTCCTTCAGTATGGTGCCACAATTAACGGTTGCACTCTAGATGAAGATGATGCTCCATTACACATCGCAGCCAGGCACGGCCTCCACGACCACGTTGAGCTCTACCTGCGCCACGGAGCGGCTGTGGACAAACAGAACGATGAGGGTCTCACACCTCTGAATGCAGCCTGTGCACACCCTCAGGAGATCAAGGATCTCGAACGTTACTTGAAGGTGTGCCAGATGCTGCTGGATGCGGGTGCTGACGTCCACACTAAGGATCAGGACAAGCACACTCCTTTACACATGGCTTGTAAGAATGCCAATCCAGACGTAGTGGATCTGTTGCTTGCTAAGGGGAGCTCTGTTAACAATATGGACTATGGTGGAGAAGCTCCCATGCACAACATCCTGAAGGTGGTTTGCTACAAGGTCTCCCATCATCCTGAGAGGATTGTCCGTGCTCTGCTCAACCATGGCTCCATTCGAGTCTGGCCTGGTGCTCTCCCTGTG gttTTGAAGCACTGCTCAGAATCTCCGCACACTATCGAGGTTCTCCTGAATGCCTATAGTCACCTGAAAGTCACAGACACATGGGTTGAGTCTGTGCCTGAAGATGCATTTAAG GAGCACAAAGACTTCTATGAGTCCATCTTCTCCTTAGCAATGACTCCTCGGTCCCTGCAGCACTTGGCGCGCTGCAGACTCCGGAGCTTTTTGGAGGGCCGAGTTCACAAAGTGGTCCCAAAGCTTAATTTGCCAACCTTCATTAAGGACTACCTACTCCTGAAGTGCAGAGGATATGTGCACTGA
- the gbx1 gene encoding homeobox protein GBX-1, which produces MQRPGGQGTAFSIDSLIGTPQPRPGHLLYTGYPMFMPYRPLVIPQALSHSPLSSGIPPLAPLASFAGRLTNTFCASLGQGVPSMVALTTTMPSFSDPPDSFYPPQELPGARLSAADPGSRRQESPHSDELHSRDKGSELLNFSETFQTISGETKLYSSDEEKLDLKSADAVCSDRDDSSADSENESFSDGNNCGGLSQKGKLKGGSQEASLPSGGSAGKSRRRRTAFTSEQLLELEKEFHCKKYLSLTERSQIAHALKLSEVQVKIWFQNRRAKWKRIKAGNVNNRSGEPVRNPKIVVPIPVHVNRFAVRSQHQQIEQGTRP; this is translated from the exons atgcagcgaCCGGGCGGTCAAGGGACGGCGTTTTCCATCGACTCCTTGATTGGAACCCCTCAACCCAGACCGGGACACCTTCTCTACACCGGCTACCCTATGTTCATGCCCTACAGACCTCTGGTTATCCCGCAAGCTTTATCCCATTCCCCCCTCTCTTCTGGCATACCTCCCCTTGCGCCCTTGGCTTCCTTTGCGGGGCGACTCACCAACACTTTCTGCGCCAGCTTGGGACAGGGGGTTCCGTCAATGGTGGCTCTCACCACGACCATGCCGAGTTTCTCGGACCCTCCGGACAGCTTCTATCCACCGCAGGAGCTGCCCGGTGCTCGTTTGAGCGCAGCCGATCCCGGATCGAGGAGGCAGGAAAGTCCTCACTCTGACGAGCTGCACAGCCGGGACAAGGGTTCAGAGCTGCTGaacttttctgaaacttttCAAACAATATCAG gTGAGACCAAACTGTACAGTTCAGACGAAGAGAAGCTGGACCTAAAGTCAGCGGACGCAGTTTGCAGCGACAGAGACGACAGCTCCGCGGACAGCGAGAACGAAAGTTTCTCGGACGGGAACAACTGCGGCGGCCTGTCCCAGAAGGGCAAGCTGAAAGGCGGCTCACAGGAGGCGTCCCTCCCGAGCGGCGGCTCGGCGGGGAAGAGCCGTAGGAGACGAACAGCTTTTACCAGCGAGCAGCTACTGGAACTGGAAAAGGaatttcactgtaaaaagtACCTGTCCCTGACCGAGCGCTCGCAGATCGCACATGCGCTCAAGCTAAGCGAGGTGCAGGTGAAGATCTGGTTTCAGAACCGCAGGGCCAAGTGGAAACGGATCAAGGCCGGCAACGTCAACAACCGCTCGGGAGAGCCGGTGAGGAACCCCAAAATCGTCGTTCCAATCCCGGTGCACGTCAACAGGTTCGCCGTGAGGAGTCAGCATCAACAGATAGAGCAGGGGACCAGACCGTGA